Below is a window of Arabidopsis thaliana chromosome 2, partial sequence DNA.
TCTCTCTTCTTGTCTCTATTTTTAGTGAGCccctctcttttcttctaatgAGCCCCTTTAATTTCTTATCATAACTATCCACGTGGCGTCTCCCCTgccttttgtcttcttctctttgttcaCATGTGATTCGCTTCTGTTTCCACAACATTTATAATCCCTTACTCTTCTCACATGCTTTGGTAATTGTTTCCATCACCACAATTATTGACTTAAACTACTTTTTAAAAGTGAGATAATATTTCACTTGCTTCTGATGGTTGTTCACGAAACAAAACTTATCTGATGGTTATACTGAGGAGGGGAAAAAGAACTTTATTTCGTTTGTATGTATCTCGTGATCCTTCTCTTTACGAGTTACATGCACTAGAGATTAGTGGACGTAATTTGCGATCAACTTCGACTGTATAATTACTTTATGTGTTTATGAAGTTactaacttttcttttttgttgaattctgAAAATTACAATTCGAATGAAAGAACATTTTGTGCCTATATAATCACCATATGGTTGATTGATTACTCAATGAGCATTAGTAGCATTTATTATACACTGATCGCAGCGCCATATAAACCACCACAATCATTTGGAGCCTTTCGTTCTATAGGTACAAAACAATAAGATGGGAAACTAAACTAGTGTCCTCTCTTATCCTGCTTTTATTACATTTGACTATGTAACCCACATCATCAATAGAAGAATACCATAATGGTTTGGCATCGATACCCATGTCATGTGACCATCACCAAATCTGAATGTCATCTTTACTTAACATGACACGTTCATGTGCATAGGTGTTTTAACATGACACTTTTGTCTCCATTTGACGCCGGCGCACCATGTATATCTATCAAAGTCATGTTAATTTGTCAATGAAGCCAATTAGCTCATCAAAAGCTGGACCACGATCATTTTCgttcataatttcatttttctctccACTAGAATATTCAAGAAGCAATCTTCTTTTGGCTTCTacaatatttcttctttttgatttcttatgtTGTGTATTTTAGCTGTTTACAGCAAGGATCTTTCGAACAAAAGCTTTATATGAGGATTGGTTatcaattttaaataattagcAAAAAGGAAGCCGTTTATGTAATCAGaactataaattattttatttagctTTGTCATTTGCTACTTTTGCTAAGTAAACAGATCAACCAACCCATTATATTACGATACTCGTAATAAGTCACAATATGTCAATTTCTTACAATAATTTAACTGAATTTATACATATAGGTCTAGagtgaaattagaaaataatttgcGATCAATAcattacaataacaaaatttatgtaatGTATTTTACTTACATACATAAATCAAGGATGGATGCTCATGATTTCGTCTCTAAGATTTGCTTCATCTCACTGACATTTGTCGATCAAGCTATAGGAAGTTAAAGAATCACACTTTTAATTTGCTTGCCAATATCTAcaaagatcaaataaaataaataaaaacaaaatgttgttGCGGAATCTAAAGTAACTTGTcgtattaaaaatttgtttttaagtcGTAGGGAAATGTAAAACTGACGTGGCGCATCTCGAGGCCAACGACTTATTGGCAGGCCGAAGGTGAATTGTTTATAATTAGATTTGTAAATAAATCACTGATACTAGTTCGTCTTTAACCTAcataatatttctttattaaattaagtagtacatttttaattatgttttagttGCTGTTGAGTACAATAATCTTGTCAGTAAAATAATTGCAGCAACCTAACGAGTTTGGAGCAACGACTTCTTGTTGCGGCCGCGAGAAGTTAGAtgtgaaaactgaaaatgtGTGCATACACATAACTACTATGTATGACTAACatatttaaacaataaaaatgtatgactaccatatgtaataataaaagaaatatttttgattaaaaaacatatttttaatataatatacatacGAGTATTATTGTAcgaatttttttatacttttagactacattttcttttgttttatggataattttttattatggTATGTAAGTCAGAAGAccgtttaaaattttaaatagacGAATTGGTAGtcttagttttttaaaatcatattaagtTCAAGTGACGTATGATGGTACGTAATTTCGAAAATTTCGTTTCATGCTGAGAAAAATAACTAGCGATGAGTTGtatcaatttgtttatttgtcaacagagttagatttttttgtcttttctcgACGCAATACAAGAAGTTACTCACTTACTCTCCAACTCCTCCATACGGTAGCAAAGTCTAGTTCTAAACTacattttgatgaagaagtaaGAATTTTCAAggttaatttataaaaatatgcaGATTACAAATCAAATGCTAATTTTGTATGTTACGCTTACGGCTAAAAAAGCGGTGGGAATAATAATTCGCGAAAAGGTGCTCTCTGACGACTGATTCGTTGATCTAGATTCTAGCCGCACATGGTGGGCCATACTCTCCGGCCCAGTATACACACATCCATGACATGtcatcatatattatatcataacatacatacacataaaTTGATTAGTGACCACATGAttagaaagagacaaaaaataattgcCGCCCGATAATAATAACTTCTTTATAAagcaactcttcttcttctttctctcttcactttctctctttttaacctttttctaATTACCACTTTCTTCtccatatacaaaaaaaacagagaactcaCAATGTGCGATTCAGATTTTCTCTCTCGTTGCTCTTCCTACGAAGCAGACGTTGATTCCGACAGCGAGATCTCGACCTCCAGTTTCAGTTCTTGTTCGTACAGTGAatctgaggaagaagagatcaacAATGGTTTTGGTGTTGTTCAGTCGAAGAAGCAAACGAAGaaactggagaagaagaagagtaatgTGTTGTTAGAAGGTTACGTTGTAGATTCAGCTGTGAATGATGATTTGAAGAGAACCAAGAGTTTAACGGACGATGATCTCGAGGAGCTTAAGGGATGTGTAGATCTAGGGTTTGGGTTTAATTACGAGGAGATTCCTGAACTTTGTAATACTTTACCAGCTCTTGAGCTCTGTTACTCGATGAGTCAGAAGTTTATTGATcaagatcatcatcaccattcttcttcttcgccagAGAAGAAATCATCGGTTCTTGATTCTCCTGTTAGTCCTATTGCTAGCTGGAAGATCTCTAGTCCTGGTGAGtctcaattttttcaaaacttttttaattgcATTTTCAGGTTTTAGTTTGTCTGATTATGTTTTCTGAAAACAGGTGATAATCCTGATGATGTTAAAGCAAGGTTGAAATTTTGGGCACAAGCTGTGGCATGTACTGTGAGGTTATGTACTTGAAGAtgagatttggatttgatcaACCAAAAGCTGAGGAATcaatggaggaggaagaagatggtgaaacCAGACAATTTGCAGGAGTGAAATCTCTTATGAGACTGACCTGCTTGAAAACAACCATTGTTGTAGAGCTCTTTGCTCACACTGTATGTATAAAAAGATTAATGATCTAAGAAGATTTTGCTAGGACATTGTTGTAATGGATGATTaataagagagaaataaataaaactttgttCTTTATTGATGTTTCATAAGcatttttggggttttgttACAGAAAATGAGGTTCACAGATTCAGACAAGCATCTTCTTTTCCATGGATGGTTTTGGATAAACATGAAAGGTAAAGAATAAGTATAGAAAGTGGTTTTCATTCTCAGTCTCAGACATGTTTGATGCGATGCTTTTTGCTCTCCTGTCCTGCACCAAAGCAGTCCACATTATATTATTCCTTGTGGTCTCCATAAGCATTTCCAGAGAAAATAGTTCTGATTCGTGGCCATAAAAGTGTAATAGCAATTTCACAAGATTCTGTTGCTTTCTATGTTTCACCCATGAGCTTGGAGGAGTTATTACAACCTAACTGCCCCTAAGAGTTTGGCAACTGTTGCAGTCCATGTTCTAACTACAGATGTATATGTTCACATGCCAGATATCACTTTATTTAATCTCTATAACTTTCAACCTATTAATTAGTTTCTTGTCCAAATCCAGAGAGGGAAGGTGAGATCATTAGGAGCTCGTACGAAAACTCACCTTTGACATATATGTTCAAGCAGATGCCAATAGCTTGACGATATCCTTCTGCGAAAAGAAGAACGAGAAAACTACAGAGTAAGCTCCTTTAATGATTAGAGAAATGTATGAGGGGAAACTTCTACTAACCTCAATTTCAAGAGGTGATGTAGTTGGAGCATATCGGTCAACGACATTTCCTTGTCTGTCTACCAGAAACTTTGCGAAATTCCACTTAATAGCATCCCCAAACAATCctcctttttgttcttttaagaaattgtaaaGGGGACAAGTGTTCTTTCCATTTACTTCAATCTTGCATTGGAAAAAGAGATATGTAAACAACTAGGAAAATTTGGCACCGTGTTATGGAAATTGAGACCAGTTACTTTGAGACCTTGTCAAAGATTGGGAATTCTGCTTTGAAGATATTGCAAACGGTTTCCTTGATCTCCATGTTGCTGCCTGGCTCTTGACTACCAAATTGGTTGCAAGGAAATGCTAAGATCTCAAACCCTGCGTGAAACGATACTTCCTTTAAtacttataaaaaatttcaacttGTTAATAACCTGAGAAAGGCACAGCGAGATAAAGAGACACACCCTGAGTTTTGTACTTGGCATACAGAATGTTCATTTCTTTGTAGTTTCCATGTGTTAGACCACTGCTCATTCATCACAAcaagattttatatataacgCCAATGTAATGTGACATTATATGCAATAAGTAAGAACAATTAAGTACTTAGTAACATACCACTTAGAGGCTACATTGACTATAAGAAGCACTTTCCCGGTAAACTTGCTCAAACTCACATCTTTCCCTTCAATATCCTACATTTTcaatttgagaaattgatACGGAGTTATGAGTTATGATAAATAAACTAGTAGAACTCGTTACTATAAAGATGAACTTAAGGGGCATATAGTCATTGAAAGATTCACTTAAAACACACACAgacacacaaaacaaagtcATTTCCCCATCTAACACTAAACAGTTGCATTAGTAACTAGTCCTTAAAATAAAGGCACTCGTCTAGATTCATTATCTTAGCTAAATTCgcattaaaacataaaattttcataaataaacaTCAGCAATTAGAATGATTCTTCAGAATCAGGACTAAATATAGACGCGGATCAACCTAGAGTGTGAAAAATTGGCTTCTAAAGTTCCTAGTTTAAGCTGATTATACCTTAACGGAAATGTTGTAGATGGAAGTGGATGATTGTTCCACCGTCGATGGCGAAGAAGGGTAT
It encodes the following:
- the GPX3 gene encoding glutathione peroxidase 3 (glutathione peroxidase 3 (GPX3); FUNCTIONS IN: glutathione peroxidase activity; INVOLVED IN: response to hydrogen peroxide, abscisic acid mediated signaling pathway, cellular response to water deprivation; LOCATED IN: mitochondrion; EXPRESSED IN: 22 plant structures; EXPRESSED DURING: 13 growth stages; CONTAINS InterPro DOMAIN/s: Thioredoxin fold (InterPro:IPR012335), Thioredoxin-like fold (InterPro:IPR012336), Glutathione peroxidase (InterPro:IPR000889); BEST Arabidopsis thaliana protein match is: glutathione peroxidase 1 (TAIR:AT2G25080.1).); amino-acid sequence: MPRSSRWVNQRATSKIKKFILFLGVAFVFYLYRYPSSPSTVEQSSTSIYNISVKDIEGKDVSLSKFTGKVLLIVNVASKCGLTHGNYKEMNILYAKYKTQGFEILAFPCNQFGSQEPGSNMEIKETVCNIFKAEFPIFDKIEVNGKNTCPLYNFLKEQKGGLFGDAIKWNFAKFLVDRQGNVVDRYAPTTSPLEIEKDIVKLLASA
- a CDS encoding hypothetical protein (DUF1685) (Protein of unknown function (DUF1685); CONTAINS InterPro DOMAIN/s: Protein of unknown function DUF1685 (InterPro:IPR012881); BEST Arabidopsis thaliana protein match is: Protein of unknown function (DUF1685) (TAIR:AT2G31560.2); Has 272 Blast hits to 272 proteins in 16 species: Archae - 0; Bacteria - 0; Metazoa - 2; Fungi - 0; Plants - 270; Viruses - 0; Other Eukaryotes - 0 (source: NCBI BLink).) — its product is MCDSDFLSRCSSYEADVDSDSEISTSSFSSCSYSESEEEEINNGFGVVQSKKQTKKLEKKKSNVLLEGYVVDSAVNDDLKRTKSLTDDDLEELKGCVDLGFGFNYEEIPELCNTLPALELCYSMSQKFIDQDHHHHSSSSPEKKSSVLDSPVSPIASWKISSPGDNPDDVKARLKFWAQAVACTVRLCT